CGCGCGGCAGACTGGGTCTTTTTCTCGTCGTTCAGCGCCGTCCCACGTTATTTAGGCAAAGCGGAATTGCCGCTGCATAAAGCCGACCTGGACGCGGCCGGCCGCGCCCGCCCGGACTGGTCCCCGCTCGGCTGGAGCCTCGATCAGGCCGGCCGAACGCTCCTCCTGCTGGCAAATCCATCCGACGACGCGGCCGTCTATGGCGCGCGCATGGATGCGGTCTTCAACGCCGCCGACGTCGGCGAAAGCGTCACGCTTTACCAGGCCCTGCCGCTCCTCCCGCACCCCGAGCGCTTCCGCGCTCGCGGCGCCGAGGGCCTCCGTAGCAACATGGTCTCGGTCTTTAACGCCGTCTCGCTAGACAACCCGTTTCCCGCGGAGCAATTCGATGAGAACACCTGGAATCAGATGGTGCTCAAATGCTGCTTCGTCGGTAGCCCCCTCCACCGGATCGTCGGGCTTGAGGGCCGCGCCAACCCGACCCTCAGCCAGATGCTCGTGGACTACGCCCACGAGCGGTGGGCCGCGTCGCGCTCCCTCACCCCCGAACTCTGGCGCCCCGTCGCCCCCTTCGCCACGCCGGCGATGCTGGCCGACCTCGAGCGCGTCTTCAACGATCCGGACCCCGCCCTGCACGAAGCCGGCGCGCTCGCCCTG
The DNA window shown above is from Rhodothermales bacterium and carries:
- a CDS encoding EboA domain-containing protein, coding for MPTRSIRPDVTAISTLIQGWLAPHLDEKAAAWLEAKRHDIAARAADWVFFSSFSAVPRYLGKAELPLHKADLDAAGRARPDWSPLGWSLDQAGRTLLLLANPSDDAAVYGARMDAVFNAADVGESVTLYQALPLLPHPERFRARGAEGLRSNMVSVFNAVSLDNPFPAEQFDENTWNQMVLKCCFVGSPLHRIVGLEGRANPTLSQMLVDYAHERWAASRSLTPELWRPVAPFATPAMLADLERVFNDPDPALHEAGALALASCPLKPGHALLATRPDLKARIDSGALTWTSHARDRMPDWRP